The Haloferax sp. Atlit-12N genome window below encodes:
- a CDS encoding ABC transporter ATP-binding protein has translation MADLTLDHVSKFFDDGGSKVVAVDDASVTIEDGEFLVLVGPSGCGKSTTLRMIAGLETVSEGEIRLGDDRMDNRPPRDRDIAMVFQSYALYPHMTVRGNMRFGLEESTDMADADIDELVEETSSMLGIADLLDRKPGELSGGQQQRVALGRAIVRDPEVFLMDEPLSNLDAKLRSQMRTELQRLQEDLGVTTVYVTHDQTEAMTMGDRIAILNDGELQQVATPLEAYHRPANRFVAGFIGEPSMNFFEMDVQGDELVGDAFSYDLSAKSAEAVEGSERVTLGIRPEDIEVIGDAAADHAYETTVDVVEPMGNENAVYLELGGERRFVATVGGMRRVEAGESVVARIPEDAVHLFDATTGETLQNRSLESADLDAPEANL, from the coding sequence ATGGCTGACCTCACGCTCGACCACGTATCGAAGTTCTTCGACGACGGCGGCTCCAAAGTCGTCGCCGTCGACGACGCCTCCGTGACCATCGAGGACGGCGAGTTCCTCGTCCTCGTCGGTCCCTCGGGGTGCGGCAAATCGACCACGCTCCGCATGATCGCGGGGCTGGAAACCGTCTCCGAGGGCGAGATTCGCCTCGGCGACGACCGGATGGACAACCGCCCGCCGCGCGACCGGGACATCGCGATGGTGTTCCAGTCGTACGCGCTGTACCCCCACATGACCGTCCGTGGGAACATGCGCTTCGGGCTGGAGGAGTCGACCGATATGGCCGACGCCGACATCGACGAACTCGTCGAAGAGACGTCGTCCATGCTCGGCATCGCCGACCTGCTCGACCGCAAGCCCGGCGAACTCTCCGGCGGCCAGCAACAGCGGGTCGCCCTCGGGCGCGCAATCGTGCGCGACCCCGAGGTGTTCCTGATGGACGAACCGCTGTCCAACCTCGACGCCAAACTCCGCTCGCAGATGCGGACCGAACTCCAGCGCCTGCAGGAGGACCTCGGCGTCACCACCGTCTACGTCACCCACGACCAGACGGAGGCGATGACGATGGGCGACCGAATCGCCATCCTCAACGACGGCGAACTCCAGCAGGTCGCCACGCCGCTGGAGGCGTACCACCGGCCGGCGAACCGGTTCGTCGCGGGCTTCATCGGTGAGCCGTCGATGAACTTCTTCGAGATGGACGTGCAGGGCGACGAACTCGTCGGCGACGCCTTCTCCTACGACCTCTCCGCGAAGTCCGCGGAGGCAGTCGAGGGCTCGGAGCGCGTCACGCTCGGCATCCGCCCCGAGGACATCGAAGTCATCGGCGACGCGGCCGCGGACCACGCCTACGAGACGACCGTCGACGTGGTCGAACCGATGGGCAATGAGAACGCGGTCTACCTCGAACTCGGCGGCGAGCGCCGCTTCGTCGCCACCGTTGGCGGCATGCGCCGGGTCGAAGCCGGCGAGTCCGTCGTCGCCCGCATCCCCGAGGACGCGGTTCACCTGTTCGACGCGACCACCGGCGAGACGCTCCAGAATCGGTCGTTAGAATCGGCCGACCTCGACGCGCCGGAAGCGAACCTCTGA
- a CDS encoding BolA family protein, translating to MELAAIEELIESHIEDADATVSRPRTVDENHEDDHYAAVVVSPAFEGKTLVKQHQLVYDALGDHMTTDIHAMELKTYTPKEYASLEE from the coding sequence ATGGAACTCGCCGCCATCGAGGAACTCATCGAATCGCACATCGAGGACGCCGACGCGACGGTCTCGCGGCCCCGGACGGTCGACGAGAACCACGAGGACGACCACTACGCCGCCGTCGTCGTCTCGCCCGCCTTCGAGGGGAAGACGCTCGTCAAGCAGCACCAACTCGTCTACGACGCCCTCGGCGACCACATGACGACGGACATCCACGCGATGGAACTGAAGACGTACACGCCCAAGGAGTACGCGTCGCTGGAGGAGTGA